A window of Nicotiana sylvestris chromosome 8, ASM39365v2, whole genome shotgun sequence genomic DNA:
ACCGTACCATTGCATATTAATTTATACCTTCATTCCAAGTTGTCATTGCTGCACCTATGCTTTCTAtgtgcttcttcttcttgttgttgttgtcatgtCTTTGCCTCCTACCTTAACTGTTTATCTGGTCACAATTATGATTTTCGTCTTGTTTGTTATATTTACACCTATGCCTTTCCTTGTTTGTTATGCTCCATCTAAACCTTCTAATTGCTAGACAATGAAATTTATATTCTCTTGTTTTGATTGCTATGATTACTTTTGTGCTTCCCACCCTGCCTATTACCGTTATCCGTATACTCTGCCTTGTTTTATATTGTATTTTTCACTTTGCTGTTACTGTTATTGGCATTCCTTATCAATGGTTGGTACTGTTACACATATGCTTGGTGAGGATGTGATAAATGTATGAAGAGTGTTATCGTGCCAATTGATTTGAGATACATTCATATATTTGGTAAGGACGAGATAAATGCACGAAAAGTGTTGCCATGTCATTTGACTTGATACCTTGAACGCATTCCTCATACTATGAAGAATCGTGGATTTACTATGTTATTTGGTGGTTATCGCTTTAAGAAAAGGATGTGTTATGATATTGAGAAAACTGACCATGATTTCTTTTAGTAATCATTCATTGCTTTGCATATTTATTCTTGTACTCTTCGCTATTATTTCTAGTATCAATTCTATTGCAAATCTAACTGAACACATTATATTAGTATCTTCTGAGTAAAAAATCTCGCCACTATTTCACCGAAGTTAGTTAAGATGCTTACTGAGTACATgaggtcgattgtactcatactacacttctggaCTTTACGTGCAGATATTCAGCGAGGTACAACTATATAGAGTTCGTGGGCCAAGCATTGAAGACGTATCGGCACTCCAGATACAAGCTACCATTTGTTCGCGGTAGTTTAGGATTTATATTTCTGTTTATATAAATTTAAAACAAATGATGTATCTTTCCTCAAACTGAAATTATAATCTTATTCGTAGTCGCtcgtgacttgtactaccagtccttggaaacTTGTACAGAATTCAGTTATTTTATTCTTGGTATTATTGATCTTTCACTTGAGTTACGTTATtctatgttaggcttacctagcactaggttaggtgtcatcacgactaggtGGATATATGGGTCGTGACACTCTAGCAATTATAGAAAAGGGTATAACGGGTACACAAAAAATAGTTAAGTGTCCATAATGCCGTCGAAGCTCAGATGAAATATCTTAATTGTCCCCATTTTGGCCACGCTCATTGTGGCCACAAcgatttttcctttttatataattttgaaatttaaagGCATCAGTAAGAATGAATTATATATGGCAAACATGATATGATCAATGGCTCTTTCGCAAATACCAGTATCTCTATTCCATGAGGAATTTCATTTAGAATAATCTAATAATTACAATATAATTTGCACATATATTGgcaatggccaatatggtagagTTATACCCCTATGACAACATGGGAGATCTTGCTCCATTTGACCATAAAATTTGAGAGGCAACTCAGGGCAAAGAACCAATATACTTCTTCATCTTTCACGTGGaacaaaaataaagaacacaTAAATGAGGAGCTAAATGGGCAAGACAGAGCAGTGTTAAACGAGGTAGGACAGGATTGGATCTAAATAGAGCAGTGAGTTAAATGGGGCATGGCATGGCCAAACCTTAGTAGGGGAAGACTTAACTCCCCTACCCGTGCACTTTGCCCTGTCCCGTTTCCATTCCTAAAGAAACCTAGAAAGACAACAAGCCTATTTACTTGGAAGAGTGATGACAAGGCTAAGAAAACCAAGCCATTGACAACACCTCATGTTGATATAGACAAAAAGAAGGTTGAGGAATGTAACAAACTACAAACAATTGATGCAGCGTTTATTATCACTAGGATTATTTCCTGTAACCACACGTGCACTAAATAAACTCAACTCCCGGGATTAGTAGTCATCGCGTGATTCTCTATATCCACCATAGTTATCTTCATTACTTCTGCTGTAGTCTTCGCGCGATTTTCGACGTCCACCATGATTATCGTCATCACTTCCACTGTAATCATTGCGTGATTTTCTACGTCCACTATGATTATCTTCATCACTTCCATTGTAGTTGTCGCGCGATTTTCTACGTCCACTATGATTATCTTCATCACTTCCACTGAAGTCGTCGCGCGATTTTCTACGTCCTCCATTATTATCTTCATCACTTCCCCTGTAGTCATCGCGTGATTGTCTACGTCCACCATAGCCTTCTTCATCACATCCTCTTTCAGAACCCAACTGCAAGTGAAGAAAGTATtttttagctttttttttttaaaagcttAAATGCACTGATAGTGTAAGAATTTTTACACAATTAATTACTacttcctccgtttcaatttatgtcaacctatttcctttttggtccatgccaaaaagaatgacctctttccttatttggatacaatttacttttatgcaatgatttatagccacacaaaatataggtgcctcattttacaccacaagttcaaaagtcttctctcttttcttaaactccgtgcccagtcaaatgagttcacataaattgaaacggagggagtatatattaTCTCGTTATAACAGATTACTTGTCTTATTTTGCAGATCACACTTACTATATATAGACTCATATTTGTAGTTATCTTTTAGGTGATCGAATAgtaaattttatttttcacttttggtaaaTAGAAGTTAAACTCCTTGTGTAATCATACTCAAGATTGTTTTTGTCATATGAGTTTAACTTAAATTCATTGATAGTTAAAGAAATTACACTATTGATTGCCTTTACCTGTTGTAGAAAATAAGacatcttatttttaaaattacaaTTTTACTTTTTATGATGTTGTAGCAAATAACCTATCTTATTTTCAAAATTACAATCTTACTTTTTATGACGAattatttgtagatattttttcGATAGTCCGATAGGCGATAGTACACTATGATATATATAAGTTAAACTCTTGTTACATAATATTCTTACCTCAGCAGTGAAAGTAAGGCCAAGTTTTAGCTCTCCGCAATATTCTTCATCTTGGATAACATTGTAAGAGCGTGTTGGCACTTCCCGTTCACGAAACACTTCATGTAAGGAAATTCTGTTTCAATTAACAAAACCACAAAATATAGACCAAAAAAATTTACAATTAGATATATATCATTAATGTCAAAAAAATAATGTTCATATAAGAGGATAACGAATAAGAAAGATTATTAACGTTGCTTCTCCAACAAAATCATCCGAACTGAATGTATCTTTATCCATAATCCTGAGGGTGATCTCTTCGACACCCTGACTGATGGTGAAAAGGAAAGTCTCATTCCATTCAGGTTCAGATCCTTCACCTGTAGCCAATTAATATTGAGATATTTGTTCTATGTTAATAAATTGGATAATATTCAATCTGAATATACCATAGAGATATGTAACATTCAAGTTTTTATTATAGTAATCAATAACACACCTGATGCAACACTACTTTCCTTCTCTTGAGTCCGGCAGGTGATGACAACATAAGGATTCATACTAGCTGTTGAAATTCGAAAAATCAATCAAATTCATTTAACTAAGAGATTGAAGGATTAGTAACCTAGAAAATAAAGAACGAGGAGCAAATGCATATGCCTACTAAATTAAAGGACAAATCAAAGTTGCATGGATAAATATAGGCTTCCTGCTGTAAAGGACATGATAATTAAAGTAGCTGTAACCATGCtttctttgagccgagggtctatttgaaACAACCTCTCCACTTTCATAAGGTAGGGgaaaggtctgcgtatacactactcTACTATGCTTTCTTTGACCCCACTTGCGGAATTACactaggtatgttgttgttgttgaagttgctATTAGCGATCTGTTGATGTGATTTATTATATACATGCAGGTATATCATATATACGtacatatataaattatatatttgcaTATATAAAATTAAGATCTAAACAAGAATCCTTTGGGTGGCCAAAGGTGAAGGAGAACAACAGTTCGTTTTCTCTTCCAAATTTTTTATTGTGTAAAAAAATCTGCATTGAATCATCTTAGATGAAATGCTCAAACAGGATAAATAGAATGAAAAAATGGCGTGTATGAGGAATCATACTGAGCCAATTTTGGTCTTCAAGGCCTTTGGCATTTCCAAGAATAACTTCAAGCGTTCCAGTTGGCATCTTCTTTGGATCGAATTACTTTGACAGAAACAGAACAAAATAGTGGAAAGATGTAAAGGTTTCAATTCAGACCTATTTCCTGTTTTGAATGATGGCCCTTTAGACCTGCTCAATGCTCGTTTTATAGTTAACTACCCCAATCACTGCAATCCACGTGGTTGTTGTTTAAGAAAACAATATTTGACAGATATTTCAAAACTTATAGTAAAAACTGATTACATTTTTCAAATTTTAGTAAAAAACAAAAATCCCCTTTTCAATAACAATCAAATACCACAGTTAAAACCCGTATAGGATCCAATTGATTGTCCTACAGAGAGAAGCTGTGGCAATTTCTGGGCGATTTTGAGGTGATTAGCTTCGTAGCTCCTCTCATGGCCTCGCCGGTCACTGGCCAGCCTTCTCCTGAGGTTGGTCATTCGTCTTCTTCACCCCCACAGTCCCAAAACATTCATTACAAACCCTAATCCACCTCCAAAGTACGCTCAATTACTACGACCAAAGACATTAAGTGCTCCCATGCAAACCCTACCCATCGTCCCTCTAAATGCTGTCGAGTATTTACATGGTGAACCAATTATTAAGTGGAAGAAGTCTAAAATGAAGAAATCCATTATACAACAGGGATTGAGTCTGGAGTGCTTGGCAAATTTTCATATGGCAAGCCAGTTATCAATGAACTTTACAAGGTGACCCCAATCCAATGTGAACTAAAAGGTGCGTGCACAATTGGCCTTATTGAAGACAACCATGTTTTGATTAGGTTTTCATTGCTAGAAGATCATGTCCACCTGCTTTGAAAGCCTGCATTCTACTTAAAAGCTCAAGGGGAGATGTGGCAAATGAGGTGCATAAAATGGAATCCATGGTGGAAGCCTGAAGAAGAAACTCCAATTGCCATTGCGTGGATTAGTTTTCCAAAATTGCCTCCTAATTTCTTTGGTAaggagtttgtattttctttggCTAGTGCTGTAGGGAAGCTTTTACATGTTGACCTAGCTAGTCAAAATGGTACTAGGCCTAGTTCTGCAAAGGTGAAGGTTGAAGTTAATTTGTTAGCTAAGTTCCCTCAAAGAACTAGAGTTGTTGAGGAAGAAGATGATTCTGGGCCTAAAGAATCAAAGTGGATCAAAACAGAGTATGATTATATGCCAAAATATTGTAATACTTGTAAAAAGAAAGGACACGATAAATATGATTGTTGGGAAATTCATCCTAAGTTACACAAGAATTTTGAGGAAGTTCTTGATGATCAAAGCTAAGTAAAGGAAAGGACATTCTGGGaattgctgctgctactactactaagGTGTTATCGAGTGGTAAGGTGTTAGGAAAACCTATTCCTAATAATGCAAGACAAGAATGGATGCAAAGGAGACAAAATAAATATCAAAGAGATAAAAGAGGCCATATTATTGATAGTGCAAATGATAAAGAAGGTGACAAGGGCAAGGAGAAGAACAAGGAAGATGCTCTGGTTACTATGAACTCGTTTGATGTGTTAAATGTGCATGAAGAGGAAATGGAAACGCTGATGATCACTGATGGTAAAGAAGCCTAGTCCACCAAGGAGCTGAGGAACAAAACAGGAGTGAAGCCACCAAATTCCAGTTTAAATCCTAAGGAGAATATGAGTAATAATACTGCATTAATAAaacaaggagaagaagaagccaaaCGGATTAAAAAAGAGGCTATCTTGAATGTAGAAAATAGGGAGAAAGATGAGATAAATAAGGAGAAGAAGTCGAATCCTACACCGACTAGGGAGTTAGTACAAACAAGAATGGGGTTCAAGATCCGGCAAAGGAAAGTTTTCCTAATCCTACTAATACAAGGATTGAGGAGGCTACCAAGAAGGAATCAACCATTGAATGGGTGCATAGGAGATTTGGTACGAGTAAGGAGGAGCTTAGAGAGCTTCATGTTCCATCTCAAACTTATGAGGATTTTGGAAAGAATGAGGCAAATATTGAAGTTAACTCTGGGAGATCTTTATGGAGTGATGAATTTGATGATATGGAGGCACAATCAGGCACAACAATTACTacaagaggaaaagaaaagaaagagaacatGCAGGAGCAACTAGTAGGCACAATTAACCCTAGTGGTACAGTAAACCCTAGTATCCTGGAGACTACGGTTGATGGTAGCCAATGTTCTAATAATCACAAACCAATACCACCAACTGGAGTTGATAAAGGATTATCAAAAAGAAGCTAGAACAACTGGAGGATCAGCTATTGAAGCTTCAGCTAAGAAGTAGGCCAATGTAACAGTAAACCCTGGTGAAACTATTGAGGTTTTGGCTAATGTTGAAGGTGTTCCAACGGAGCTTTCAGGTGGTGATCAAGTTGAAGATGTTCATATGGAAGTATTAGAGGCTACAGTGTGGTCAGAACACCAAACATATGGTGGCAAGGCAAATGATCCTAATGGAACATTAATTCCTGCGAGTAAAAGGGGTGACTGTGAGCTTTGACGATAAGGAATTCGGAGAAATTCTAGGAGTACCTGCTGAAGGGTACAATGATTACAAAAAGTTAAAATGGCCAAGCCTAGAAAACCTCCCCAATTCACTTGCCATTACAAGAAAGTTTTCTAACAATAAGGAGGAACTTCAGCCCAAGGCTATTTACAAAAGTGAGATGAGGTCTGCCCACAAAGTGCTATTTGAATTTGTTAATAAGGTACATATTAAGATCAAATTGAGAGCCTTGGTGTAAGAGAGTAGGGCCAAGGACACTGATATTGAGAGACTAAAGAAGAGGCTGGCTGAAGTAgaatctgagagggatgctcACAGAGCTGAACTtgcaaagaagaaggaaaagaatgAAGGCATTCTTCATGATATGTTAAAGCTACTTCAGGCCAAAAACCAAGAACTTGGTCATTCCCATGGTTGAAACCTTCCTAGCCTAGTTAGACAAACAGTGATCCGGACGggatttgttttctttttgctcACGATCCAGTATCTTTAATTTTCTTTATGATTTGTGGATGACTAGGATCAATGATAATCAACTGTTTTTGTGCTCTAACTGTTTGTTGATGCTTTTTAGATAGCTAATATTATTGGATTAATATATGATGTTTGGttccatgattgcatttgaaaTAGTCCCAGTGGTCATGAGTGATATGTATTAAAATCTGGTTATCTAACATAATtatgcaactttttgatgatgacaaaaggGGGAAGATAGGTTGTGCTTTTTTACTTTCGattgtgatgtttataacctaatgaacatGGTCCTCGATAATTTGTGACTTTAAAGTGGAAAGTGttctaacattgtgttgatgCTGAGGTAAGTTGAAATAGGTCTTATGCTTATGAAAAGCACAgaatttgtcatcatcaaaaagggggaatttatTGGCCTAAGTGAAGTTTattttgatgattgacaaaggaactcaagcatgaaccaggtccatgcACAGTGTACACAGACATAGGCATATTCGAGCACAAGGCATGCACGTGAAAGAGATAAGCTTAAGTGGTTATATCTGATATCTCCTGAATGAAAATGTTGCATAAGTAATAAGGATAAGGACTCCTTACTCGAAAAGAATTCTATCCTAGATAAaggaggagttagaagttgaagataactagaactcttccaccaaggaagagtaaagCATTAGACTTATAGTTATTTCTTATTCTAGTAACTCTATATATTCTAGGATCTTCTAATTTTACAGGCATGCACAAATGCTGGAGTTAAATGTTTGTTGAGAGCAAAATTGCAAGtcattttgcaagcaattcctgtgtaattcaagtgtgcgaacctgaagctacatgaaccagatagaagaaatAATTTCAAGtgtttgtcttttattctagtttcatTGTAGTAGGGTTTTTGAGTTGTACTTTTTtttagctttatctagaagcaattgtctTGGTACTCTGAGTGTTGTATTCAAGTCAGAGTTAACTTGAAGCTGTCACAACAACTAGAAGTTTGTTACCACAAAGGGTTAGAGGTAATCCTtgggtttacaaagagttttgtgaCTGCTGTTTTGGTTCAATGATTTAGTAAAGTGTTGGAAAAAAAATCCTATTGAGCAGTAGGTCGTgggtttttcaccttttgagtcgGGTGGTTTTCACGTAAAAGTATTTGTGTTTTTTACTTTTGGCATTTATTATTTCATAACAGTAATATAAGGAACACATAGAACAACCAGGTCTTTCTATAATCTGTGTACGCGAAAAATTGGACACCATACAAATCACCCATGTTgtatggtattgaagtataaaacatcacttGTGTATTTATCGTTATATGTTTTCATTTAAAATGTATTTCCGTATGAATATCTTGTTATGTTTTATTGAATTCGAATGAGTTAGACATATTAGGTTTCAGTCGCTTGGTGGCGTAAAAGACGAATACCGGTCATGAATCCTTCAAATTTTGGATCATGCAATTTTTTTATTGGATAAAGATGATTCAAAATTGCTCTTAGCAAATGTAACCTTCGTGATTTATTGTCTGATGTTATTAAAAATTTTACtactataatatatctttatAACTATTGGGTTAGACAAGTCCAAAGATCGATACTTTTAATAATAGTGTAAtattatttgttttaaactaaGTCGAGGAGGATTTTTTCTAAAAAGGTCTTGTACCATTAAAAGATCCTTATTAAGTTCCACGTGACTACTATTACGATCCAAGAGTTTCTCCTTCGAATGTTCGCACGCACAACAAAATCTTCGTCGAACTAAGTTTCATGTGGCCCACTATCACAATATGCATATCTCTTCCTCGAAATAAGTCCATGTGGCTCATTACCTCGATACAAGGTTAATTTTTGAGCTCCACGTCACGCCATCACTCTGCGATCGCCTTATTCGTCCCGTCAAACCTAAGCTTTGATATCAGTTGTTGGGCTAAACTAACCCAATGATACTTTTAGCATTGTGTGATATTGTCTGCTTTGGCTCAAATCCAGACATTTTTTCCTCAAAAAGCTTCAACTATAAAGAGATCCTTACACCTAACTATATATATGTTTCCAATCTTTTCTATTATAAATGTAGGATTTTGTTCACTCACCCATCAATAATCATCTCGTGATATAGAACTCtgttttagaaagaattcctTTTGGACGTATAATTTGAAAATAAAGTTTAGAAGCAATATAAGAAGCAAACACGAGATAATTAATTAACAAGTTACAATAGTCAACTACTAATTAAAAATCAATACACATGATACTTGTGATAATATGTGCGGCTCTATTGCACGCCAAATTCAGTACATAATAATGCATAAAATTAGTATATATTAatcgtaaaaaaaaaaaaaatccctatTATTACGGACTTCATTCCTCCGACTATTTCTTTAGTACGGGTAACCAAACGACCCTAGCTTCCATAAAACTCAAACTCCTCGATCAGATTCGTCCCTCTGCAAATAAGTGAGGCCAAATCTGATGGATCCACGTTCTTCATCATCCACGTAAATGGATTGTGTCCCCAAGACATCTCTGCTAATCATTTATATGCTAGACGTACACCATTATGCTCAGTCACCATTAAGTGCAAAGTCTTGCCAACCAGACGGAAGGCAAGATTCAACACAGCTATAGCCTTTAAAAAGCATATCAAGTTGCGAATGCTTTGTCGAAATGAAGTATTGATAAGCAGAAGAtaatattttcttttgcttctgacTTTCCTGGATGTGCACGCTAATGGACCTTACAATTTGGATATTTCTCAGATGGTCTCCATACCTCGTACTCGTATTCAATTTATTATAAAAGAAGTAACAATAGTCAACTAATTAACAATTTGATGGCACAAATTAATGGTATGTTTGCTAAAACGTGTATCTTTATTTCACGTTACATTCAATACAAAAATTATCGCATAACTAAATGCATATATTATTCGTACTAATACAAGAAAATGATAACTGAACAAAAACAATTCACTATCATTTCATAATTTATTCTAGGACTAATATTTCTTGCAGTACTTGTAACCAAACGACCCTTCCATAAACTCAGACTCCTTGGCTAGATAGCAAAAATTAGTAGTCCTCGTCACATTCATCCCTCTGCCAGTAATGGAAAAAAATCATTCTTGATCAGTCTTGTTCTTTTACTAATAAATAAGTTTAAGTTTGACGGTATAAAGAAATGTATATAATAGGTCATTTAGATTATAACGGATAAATCTATATAAGAAACGTTAATTAGTAATTTAGAATGCATAGTAAGTATATTTTATATGATAGAAATATGCTATAAATATAACACGGTATAACATATTGAATTACACCGATGGTGcaaattataattttaaaattgaCGAATCTATTACCTCCTCAGGAGTGAAAGTAAGGCCAAGTCTGATGGATCCACATTCTTCATCATCCTTGTAAAGCTGATAAGAGGTTGATCCTACTTCTCCTTCACGAAACACTTCCTCCTAGGAAATTCTGTTTCCGATtaacaaaaaattaattttatttttaatcgcATAACgaaaaattaattttattaaggaATATAATCAGAGAGATTATTCACGTTGCTTCCCCTAAGAAATCGTCGTCTTGGAATGTATTTCATCCATAAGTTTGATGTGAAGCTCGTTGCAACCACGAGTGATGGTGAAGAGGAAGGACTCATTCCATTCAGGGTCGGATCCTTCACCTATAAATTTATATAATGTTTTTTTATTAACATAGGTCGGATACAAGAAAATTTCAAGGTTTAATCCAAGTTAATTAATTACAACCTGATGCAGTACTGCTTTTCTTCTCTTCAGTACGGCAGGTGACAACCACATAAGGATTCATATCAGCTGTTTTGGTATTTTAAGAAACAATTAAATTCACTAACCAATTCATATACTAAAGGAGAAAGCATAGTTGAATAAAATATAATCCGCAATATGTTTTTTAGACAATCACCTATATTTATATACACGCACTTGATctaatttttttggtttttttctttCACACTTCCGGACAGATCTACGATATATCGCCAGGGGTACATGCAACTTTTTAAACCAATCAACATAATAACCCATGGAAGAGAAAGCAAAAATTAAATTCGTTTAGTTTATTTAGAACGGGAGGAGTGTTCCGTTCCCGAGTAGAATATGATGATCCTAAAGAATTGACCATAAAGATGGCATATAGGTACGTTTGTGCTCAAATTTCTTAATCATAATTGCCTAGGTTTTAGACAGATCTATTTGTCATGAGAGAGATGATGAAATGGGAATTACGTGAGATATTAGTGAGAGTTAGTTAGCTGTTAAGGTTAATAGTCAGGGGGAGATTATTATTGGCTAATTAGTTAATTAGCACACACATGACTCACACGTGGGTATTAGTTAGGCAGTTATTGGGACACATGTATATAGCTAGGCGGTTGAGTAATGTAACAGTACTCTCTGTTCTTCAAATTTCTAATGGCATAACAGAGCTCAGCTCTTCACTCTCTCTTCTCTCCTAAATCTGCTTCGTAGAGTTTCACCTCGAATGTGTGATTcgttcatggtatcagagctcaaTCGCAATAGCGAGTTAAATTCGAAGATCCTGTTGAATTTGTGATAAATTCAATTGTGAATTACAGCTGAGAGTGAGATTTATCAATGAGGGGAAAAACAGATCTAGATCACAACCATCCTCTATTTCTTCACCCATCGAACACCACCGGAGCTCCGATCATCTCGATTCAGTTGACTGGTTCAGAGAATTACTCCACCTGGAGTCGTGCGATGGAGATCCAGTTATTAGGAAAGAAGAAACTAGGTCTAATCGACGAAACTCTGAAGAAAGGAGATTTTTCTACTGAACTAGGTCATCAGTGTGATAGATGTAATGCTATAGTCCTAGGATGGATTATGAGTTCAATGTCCAAAGAACTAATTACTGGAATCCTGTATCCGAGGGATGCGAGAAAGGTGTGGGAGGATCTGAAAGAGTGATTTGATAAGGTAA
This region includes:
- the LOC104240509 gene encoding elicitor-responsive protein 3-like, whose translation is MPTGTLEVILGNAKGLEDQNWLTSMNPYVVITCRTQEKESSVASGEGSEPEWNETFLFTISQGVEEITLRIMDKDTFSSDDFVGEATISLHEVFREREVPTRSYNVIQDEEYCGELKLGLTFTAELGSERGCDEEGYGGRRQSRDDYRGSDEDNNGGRRKSRDDFSGSDEDNHSGRRKSRDNYNGSDEDNHSGRRKSRNDYSGSDDDNHGGRRKSREDYSRSNEDNYGGYRESRDDY
- the LOC138874996 gene encoding uncharacterized protein produces the protein MWQMRCIKWNPWWKPEEETPIAIAWISFPKLPPNFFGKEFVFSLASAVGKLLHVDLASQNGTRPSSAKVKVEVNLLAKFPQRTRVVEEEDDSGPKESKWIKTEYDYMPKYCNTCKKKGHDKYDCWEIHPKLHKNFEEVLDDQS